A single genomic interval of Nonomuraea rubra harbors:
- the add gene encoding adenosine deaminase, with translation MNGRHDLHCHLDGSVRPDTIADLAREQGIPVDRPVVELVTAPPECGSLTRYLTYFDLPLRVLQTPEALRRAARELVEDWSADGVVHGEARFAPQQHGRLGMTLDEGVSAVAAGLAEGRAATGVRTALLLCCLRHQSPEESLAVADAAVRHRGVVSGLDLAGDERLYPGAPHRPAFDLAHGAGLPCTVHAGEAAGAESVWEAIDVLGARRIGHGVRCAEDGALVERLRRDRITLETCPISNVQTGAVPSLAAHPATRLLASGLAVTVGTDARTTSATSLAREFAALREAAGWTGEQERLVQEHAAAGAFS, from the coding sequence ATGAACGGCCGCCATGACCTGCACTGTCACCTCGACGGCTCCGTACGCCCCGACACCATCGCCGACCTCGCCCGCGAGCAGGGCATCCCCGTGGACCGGCCGGTGGTGGAGCTGGTCACCGCGCCTCCCGAATGCGGCAGCCTGACCCGGTACCTCACCTACTTCGACCTTCCGCTCCGGGTCCTGCAGACCCCCGAGGCGCTGCGCCGGGCGGCGCGGGAGCTGGTGGAGGACTGGAGTGCCGACGGCGTCGTTCACGGTGAGGCGAGGTTCGCGCCGCAGCAGCACGGCCGGCTGGGCATGACGCTGGACGAGGGGGTGTCGGCGGTCGCCGCCGGGCTGGCGGAGGGACGGGCCGCGACGGGCGTCCGTACGGCACTGCTGCTGTGCTGCCTGCGTCACCAGAGCCCGGAGGAGAGTCTCGCCGTCGCCGACGCCGCAGTACGGCACCGCGGCGTGGTCAGCGGGCTCGACCTGGCCGGCGACGAGCGGCTGTACCCCGGGGCGCCGCACCGGCCCGCGTTCGACCTGGCGCATGGGGCGGGGCTGCCGTGCACCGTGCACGCGGGCGAGGCGGCGGGGGCCGAGAGCGTGTGGGAGGCGATCGACGTGCTCGGTGCCCGCCGGATCGGCCATGGCGTGCGTTGTGCCGAGGACGGCGCGCTGGTCGAACGCCTGCGCCGTGACCGCATCACGCTGGAGACGTGCCCGATCAGCAACGTGCAGACCGGAGCCGTTCCCAGCCTGGCCGCCCATCCCGCCACCCGGCTGCTGGCATCGGGCCTGGCCGTCACCGTCGGCACGGACGCGCGCACCACGTCCGCCACCTCGCTGGCGCGCGAGTTCGCCGCCCTGCGCGAGGCTGCCGGCTGGACCGGGGAGCAGGAGCGGCTCGTGCAGGAGCACGCCGCCGCCGGCGCCTTCAGCTGA
- a CDS encoding McrC family protein, translating into MTLHLHLAEATAGPPRPLTPAQVATLATVPELVTMTPTAGGRWRLAGRQRVGTVRLGHNDGAIELRIQPKLPVRRLLGLLGDNDHIWQHRQITAATDDLLVPALATVFTRAAERVLRRGVLHGYVYREDALTVVRGRIRTSAQLSRRMGLPTAIEVAYDDYLADIPENQILLGAIELVQTLPGVADTTIALLRHLSGRLVGVVPVRPGAPLPRWRPTRLNERYVPALKLAELILSGASLQQEGSQAIKIDGFILNMAQIFERFLTRQLATGLSPHSLRCVAQQGHPLDQQRRVLFQPDILIYRDGRPVVIVDAKYRTLDGAPPTGHLFQLISYCTALGLTEGHLVYASGTPSAQPYRIKNSDISVHAHVLDLSQKPADLVVATASLADRLAACSGGPDMATVPLPGTDEVDS; encoded by the coding sequence ATGACCCTGCATCTCCACCTCGCCGAGGCCACCGCCGGCCCGCCCCGGCCCCTGACTCCGGCGCAGGTCGCCACGCTGGCCACCGTCCCTGAGCTGGTCACCATGACCCCGACCGCCGGCGGACGGTGGCGGCTCGCGGGCCGCCAGCGCGTCGGGACCGTACGGCTCGGCCACAACGACGGCGCCATCGAGCTACGCATCCAGCCGAAACTGCCCGTCCGGCGGCTCCTCGGCCTGCTCGGTGACAACGACCACATCTGGCAACACCGCCAGATCACCGCCGCCACCGACGACCTGCTCGTGCCCGCACTGGCCACCGTGTTCACCCGCGCGGCAGAGCGCGTGCTTCGCCGCGGGGTTCTGCACGGCTATGTCTACCGCGAGGACGCTCTCACCGTCGTGCGGGGCCGGATTCGGACCAGCGCCCAGCTGAGCCGCCGGATGGGGCTGCCCACCGCGATCGAAGTCGCCTATGACGACTACCTGGCCGACATTCCCGAGAACCAGATACTGCTCGGCGCAATCGAGCTCGTCCAGACCCTGCCTGGCGTCGCGGACACCACGATCGCGCTGCTCCGCCATCTGAGCGGCAGGCTCGTCGGCGTCGTCCCCGTCCGACCCGGCGCACCGCTGCCGCGGTGGAGGCCAACCCGGCTCAACGAGCGCTATGTCCCCGCGCTCAAGTTGGCTGAACTGATCCTCTCTGGAGCCTCACTACAACAGGAGGGTTCGCAGGCGATAAAGATCGACGGGTTCATCCTGAACATGGCCCAGATCTTCGAACGTTTCCTCACCAGACAACTAGCCACTGGGCTTTCGCCGCACAGCCTTCGCTGCGTCGCCCAGCAGGGGCACCCGCTCGACCAGCAGAGGCGGGTGCTCTTCCAGCCCGACATCCTCATCTATCGCGACGGGCGGCCCGTCGTGATCGTGGACGCGAAGTATCGGACTCTGGACGGTGCTCCGCCAACGGGGCACCTGTTTCAGCTGATCTCCTACTGCACCGCTCTCGGCCTCACCGAGGGGCACCTCGTCTACGCCTCCGGGACGCCGTCGGCACAGCCTTACCGGATCAAGAACTCGGATATCAGCGTGCACGCGCATGTCCTGGATCTCAGCCAGAAGCCCGCTGATCTTGTAGTCGCCACAGCTTCGTTGGCCGACCGCCTCGCAGCCTGTTCCGGAGGGCCGGACATGGCGACCGTCCCTCTGCCAGGCACCGACGAGGTTGATTCATAA
- a CDS encoding McrB family protein — protein sequence MVDWEQGVIVCRAARQVVQGGVLTGESLFAPGLRAWTSDAADELFRRFVENFDESSDEFLVKLKRQISEGSDEAIVLAAELLYLNVMPLSPATIGVNRKFEILGSVLSWVSFEVKVPEELAAAASPGYMKGGQAFLNYRWAQFAFLIRLTQLLVKLPLGERESALQDPWRFRDLAESVLTDYDGKSRARAQFHVLLFLLFPDVFAPVSVERNKQLIRDAFADRLAEPTGDLDRDIHAIRQQIEAEQGGRFSFYDEPWRSRWEPPPPPRPQKGWLVRGANVDGVNAIPQWLAGGFCSVSFSDIKQLPAGASRQQVKDAVAAGLPDAKQGRKDVAAGQLWRFLSGFQPGDLIATVNDDAVYVGTITGDAYYDDSAGRGLARRRSVEWNPSPISRQALPEEAQAKLKTAMTIGELTSVIAALATDAGLEEQLTDEVLAQDETRDLIVPALTQAFADDLLMPLSWLQETADLLTAKRQMILYGPPGTGKTYLATRLGEALAGPDRTSLVQFHPSYGYEDFIEGFRPRLAENGMIGFDLVPGPFKNAVEAAEKEPDRPYVLVIDEINRANLAKVFGELYFLLEYRNREITLQYSPDEPFKLPKNVFVIGTMNTIDRSVALIDAAMRRRFVFRALAPDRLPVDGLLRRWLEREKLPVLPALLLEEVNRRLNDPDRAVGPSYLMAPNVATRRGLELIWAAEILPLLEDQLYGKLNDIEAEYGLPALLAALGHTLP from the coding sequence ATGGTGGATTGGGAACAGGGCGTCATCGTATGCCGAGCGGCACGCCAGGTAGTCCAAGGTGGTGTTCTGACCGGGGAGTCATTGTTTGCTCCCGGCCTGCGCGCATGGACGTCGGATGCCGCGGACGAGCTGTTCCGCCGGTTCGTGGAGAACTTCGACGAGTCCTCTGACGAGTTCCTGGTCAAGCTCAAACGGCAGATCTCCGAGGGCAGCGATGAGGCGATCGTGCTTGCCGCCGAATTGCTCTATCTCAATGTCATGCCGTTGAGCCCGGCCACAATCGGCGTCAATCGCAAATTCGAGATCCTGGGCAGTGTGCTGTCATGGGTATCTTTCGAGGTGAAGGTGCCCGAGGAGTTGGCTGCGGCGGCCTCACCGGGTTATATGAAAGGCGGCCAAGCGTTCCTCAACTACCGTTGGGCCCAGTTCGCGTTCCTCATCCGCCTCACGCAGCTGTTGGTGAAGCTACCGCTCGGCGAACGGGAATCGGCTCTGCAGGATCCGTGGCGCTTCCGAGACCTGGCCGAATCGGTGCTCACCGACTACGACGGCAAGTCGCGGGCCCGCGCCCAGTTCCACGTGCTGCTGTTTTTACTGTTTCCCGATGTGTTCGCCCCGGTCTCCGTCGAGCGTAACAAGCAGCTCATCCGGGATGCCTTCGCCGACCGGCTGGCCGAGCCAACAGGCGATCTCGATCGTGATATCCACGCCATACGCCAGCAGATAGAAGCTGAGCAGGGTGGACGGTTCAGCTTCTATGACGAGCCCTGGCGGTCTCGCTGGGAGCCGCCCCCGCCACCACGGCCGCAGAAGGGCTGGCTGGTGCGAGGGGCCAACGTCGACGGCGTCAACGCGATCCCCCAGTGGCTAGCCGGAGGCTTCTGCTCCGTCAGCTTTTCGGACATCAAACAGCTACCGGCCGGCGCGTCCCGACAGCAGGTCAAGGACGCTGTCGCTGCCGGGCTTCCCGACGCCAAACAGGGCAGGAAGGACGTCGCGGCCGGGCAGCTATGGCGTTTCCTCAGCGGCTTTCAACCTGGAGATCTCATCGCGACCGTCAACGACGATGCCGTCTACGTCGGCACCATCACCGGCGACGCGTATTACGACGATTCCGCCGGCCGTGGCCTGGCTCGTCGCCGCTCGGTCGAGTGGAACCCCAGCCCCATAAGCCGCCAGGCTCTCCCCGAGGAAGCCCAGGCCAAGCTCAAGACCGCGATGACGATCGGTGAGCTGACCAGTGTGATCGCGGCGCTGGCCACCGACGCCGGGCTGGAGGAACAGCTCACCGACGAGGTGCTGGCTCAGGACGAGACCCGTGACCTGATCGTGCCGGCACTCACCCAGGCGTTCGCCGACGACCTGCTCATGCCGCTCAGCTGGCTGCAGGAGACCGCCGACCTGCTGACCGCCAAACGGCAGATGATCCTTTACGGCCCGCCCGGCACCGGCAAGACCTACCTGGCCACCAGGCTCGGCGAGGCGCTGGCCGGTCCCGATCGCACCAGCCTGGTGCAGTTCCACCCTTCCTACGGGTATGAGGACTTCATCGAAGGCTTCCGCCCCCGGCTCGCCGAGAACGGCATGATCGGCTTCGACCTGGTGCCCGGCCCGTTCAAGAACGCCGTGGAGGCCGCCGAGAAGGAGCCGGACCGGCCGTATGTCCTGGTCATCGATGAGATCAACCGCGCGAATCTGGCCAAGGTGTTCGGCGAGTTGTACTTCTTGCTGGAGTACCGCAACCGTGAGATCACCCTGCAATACTCGCCGGACGAGCCCTTCAAGCTGCCCAAGAATGTCTTCGTCATCGGCACGATGAACACCATCGACCGCTCGGTGGCCTTGATCGACGCGGCCATGCGCCGCCGGTTCGTCTTCCGCGCCCTGGCCCCGGACCGGCTCCCGGTCGACGGGCTGCTACGCCGCTGGCTGGAGCGCGAGAAACTCCCCGTTCTACCCGCGCTCCTGCTGGAAGAGGTCAACCGCCGTCTGAACGACCCCGACCGCGCAGTCGGCCCTTCCTACCTGATGGCGCCCAACGTGGCCACCCGGCGCGGACTGGAACTCATCTGGGCGGCCGAGATCCTGCCCCTGCTGGAAGACCAGCTCTACGGCAAACTCAACGACATCGAGGCCGAGTACGGCCTGCCGGCCCTGCTCGCCGCGCTCGGCCACACTCTGCCATGA
- a CDS encoding LacI family DNA-binding transcriptional regulator: protein MSRQITVADVARLAGTSTAVVSYVMNNGPRPVAAATRERVLAAAEELGYRPNRIARALRSRTTGVVGLVLADALNPYFGALAGHVEQALAGHGRLMLIGNAGYSGERQRHLVERFLDARVDGLVIASADAGDDVAAHARAAGVPAVYLHNGPAAGDTPLVTADNGQAVREAVAHLREHGHRDIAFLAGPQDTGPVGRRREVWQAATGGRGVLLRSGYARAAADTLIRWLVSTGDVPGAVIAATDEQAIGLLSGACATGLSVPGRMAVMALDGTPDSAYTAPSLTVTGQPLAAMARQAVDLLLDGAAPPFAPSAPLVRRRSCGCADAPVRGA, encoded by the coding sequence ATGAGCAGGCAGATCACCGTGGCCGATGTGGCCCGCTTGGCCGGTACCTCGACGGCGGTCGTCAGCTACGTCATGAACAACGGTCCTCGACCGGTCGCCGCCGCGACCCGGGAGCGTGTGCTGGCCGCGGCCGAAGAGCTTGGTTACCGCCCCAATCGCATCGCCCGCGCGCTGCGTTCACGCACTACGGGCGTGGTGGGGCTGGTGCTGGCGGATGCGCTCAACCCGTACTTCGGCGCGCTGGCCGGGCATGTCGAGCAGGCGCTCGCGGGGCACGGCAGGCTCATGCTCATCGGTAATGCGGGTTACTCCGGCGAGCGCCAGCGGCATCTTGTCGAGCGTTTTCTCGACGCCCGGGTCGACGGTCTGGTGATCGCCTCCGCTGATGCGGGCGATGACGTGGCCGCGCACGCCCGGGCGGCCGGTGTGCCCGCCGTGTACCTGCACAACGGGCCCGCCGCGGGTGATACGCCACTGGTCACCGCCGACAACGGGCAGGCGGTTCGGGAAGCGGTCGCCCACCTGCGTGAACACGGTCATCGAGACATCGCCTTTCTGGCCGGGCCGCAGGACACCGGCCCGGTGGGCCGGCGGCGGGAGGTCTGGCAGGCGGCCACCGGAGGGCGGGGTGTGTTGCTGCGCTCCGGTTACGCCCGGGCCGCGGCTGACACGCTGATCCGCTGGCTGGTGTCGACGGGAGACGTGCCGGGTGCGGTGATCGCGGCCACGGATGAGCAGGCCATCGGGTTGCTGTCCGGTGCCTGCGCCACCGGCCTGTCCGTCCCTGGCCGGATGGCGGTCATGGCTCTGGACGGCACCCCCGACAGCGCCTACACCGCTCCGTCGTTGACCGTCACCGGCCAGCCTCTCGCGGCCATGGCGCGGCAGGCCGTCGACCTGCTGCTCGACGGCGCGGCTCCGCCATTCGCGCCAAGCGCGCCCCTGGTAAGGAGGCGTAGTTGCGGCTGCGCGGATGCCCCCGTTCGGGGGGCGTAG
- a CDS encoding nucleoside hydrolase → MPGFPLLIDTDTGSDDAVALLLAVAGSTMPTTGDNDVRTTGDYGVRMTSDDDVRAPDVSDMPAPGDDGMPPLTGTDAPAASDNDTRPTGANDVPPVSGGDAHPVGRDAPRVGRDDVVSVPSGGVRAGGVPAIGGSERLGDGPVGGRPVGGRLVSDRPVSDRPVSDRPSGGGGEVLAVTTVAGNVPLATATRNALITLEMAGQAGVPVHPGCDRPLTRPPSTAQHVHGLDGMGDVGLPEPARGPAEGHAVDVLLSLPRRHPGELTLVTLGPLTNLAAALLRDRELLTRFRHVYCMAGAADMRGNVSPTAEFNVWADPEAARVVLQAATPDRVTWIGWDVSRKYAVMTPDDQRHLESLGTPLAAFAHRINRTVADWARNVTGLAGYDLPDPVAMAVALRPELVLGSEQAHVDVAVGDETRGQLVIDRRRSAPPPNLTLVRRVDEQGFKQLLFDALTAATPVPARTTATPTKTRTIATPADARSTATPADARSTATPADARSTAHI, encoded by the coding sequence GTGCCGGGATTTCCCCTCCTCATCGACACCGACACCGGCTCGGACGACGCGGTGGCCCTGCTACTGGCAGTCGCCGGCAGCACCATGCCCACGACCGGCGACAACGACGTACGCACGACTGGCGACTACGGCGTACGTATGACCAGCGACGACGACGTACGCGCGCCCGACGTCAGCGACATGCCCGCGCCCGGCGATGACGGCATGCCTCCGCTCACCGGCACCGATGCACCCGCAGCCAGCGACAACGACACGCGCCCAACCGGCGCCAACGACGTGCCTCCGGTCAGCGGCGGCGACGCGCATCCGGTGGGCAGGGACGCGCCTCGGGTGGGGCGCGACGACGTGGTCTCGGTCCCCAGCGGCGGCGTGCGTGCGGGCGGCGTGCCCGCAATCGGTGGCAGCGAGCGCCTGGGTGACGGGCCTGTGGGCGGCAGGCCTGTGGGTGGCAGGCTCGTAAGCGACCGGCCCGTAAGCGACCGACCCGTAAGCGACCGGCCTTCGGGCGGTGGCGGTGAGGTTCTTGCTGTGACCACCGTGGCGGGTAACGTGCCGCTGGCGACGGCCACCCGTAACGCTCTGATCACGTTGGAGATGGCTGGGCAGGCCGGCGTGCCCGTTCACCCCGGCTGCGACCGGCCGTTGACCCGGCCGCCGTCCACCGCGCAGCATGTTCACGGGCTCGACGGCATGGGCGACGTCGGTCTGCCCGAGCCGGCGCGCGGCCCCGCCGAAGGTCATGCGGTGGACGTCCTGTTGTCCCTGCCCCGGCGGCATCCGGGTGAGCTGACGCTCGTTACCCTGGGGCCGCTCACCAACCTCGCCGCCGCCCTGCTCCGGGACCGCGAGCTGCTGACCCGGTTCCGTCACGTCTACTGCATGGCGGGCGCGGCGGACATGCGCGGCAACGTCTCCCCGACCGCAGAGTTCAACGTCTGGGCAGACCCTGAGGCCGCCCGCGTGGTGCTGCAGGCGGCCACGCCCGACAGGGTCACCTGGATCGGCTGGGACGTCTCACGCAAGTACGCCGTCATGACCCCCGACGACCAGCGCCACCTGGAGAGCCTCGGCACTCCTCTGGCCGCCTTCGCCCACCGCATCAACCGGACCGTCGCCGATTGGGCCCGGAACGTCACGGGCCTGGCCGGGTACGACCTCCCGGACCCCGTTGCGATGGCGGTGGCCCTGCGTCCCGAGCTGGTTCTCGGTAGCGAGCAGGCCCATGTGGACGTGGCGGTCGGCGACGAGACCCGCGGCCAGCTCGTCATCGACCGCCGGCGCTCGGCACCCCCGCCCAACCTGACCCTGGTCCGCCGGGTCGACGAGCAGGGCTTCAAGCAGTTGCTCTTCGACGCCCTCACCGCCGCCACGCCCGTGCCCGCCCGCACCACCGCCACGCCTACGAAGACCCGCACCATCGCCACTCCTGCAGACGCCCGCTCCACCGCCACTCCTGCAGACGCCCGCTCCACCGCCACTCCTGCAGACGCCCGCTCCACCGCACACATCTGA